The Echinicola rosea genome has a segment encoding these proteins:
- a CDS encoding SusC/RagA family TonB-linked outer membrane protein: MKTHLCLRTKHKVVWKAAMVCIAFMFLLLFQMTGYAQEQGTTYKGVVYDNATKEPLPGVNILVKGTGQGVVSDIDGKFSITVDSPDAVLIFSFIGMETLEYPLTGQTTLEINMDPSEDSLDEVVVVGYGTQKKSDLTGSVGVVGGDEILQAPVANALQGMKGKVAGVNVFLNSGSPSSSPRVLIRGLGTINSSSQPLYVVDGVVMENIEFLNPNDIESMEVLKDASSTAIYGARGANGVVMVTTKRGAKNTGTTIGYDGYFSVGVLPKKMDVLNAEEFMEVLEQGFANHSKYRPDAPIPDFTTNDPNLFDENGNPLYDTDWQEEATRTALSHNHQLSYRSKAEKSSFGAFVNYTDMQGIMLNNYLKRVNGKFAFDADPKKWFSVGLNLLANSTTENVFEESGGHQMPRRSMIEMPAIFPVKFPDGTWSNSSMVEDPYGLEAIPNPVHVLTTQDRLRKRTKLFGNIYTTFHILPGLDLRTQFGFDKNDFNEQIYSPTDLINISSPNGYAYLGNERVLYWQQENYLTFTKDYGDHGINAMAGLSWQKRTSEYFNVSATGFSDDTFKFNRMQSASQPGTPNSGYDEWSMNSYFLRGNYNYKSKYLLTFTGRVDGSSRFGENNKYGVFPSVGVGYVLSKEPFMQGLSGTVDELKIRSSYGITGNTEIPTYQSLGTVSTGTSLINGSRAPISYVNRLPNPDLEWEKTRQFDIGMDLTLLERALVFSFDYYHKLTTDLLLDRPVPSSTGFAAVRDNIGSVSNRGIEVLVRAFPVTNANFSWESTLNFSYNENQIEQLGENDEDIFPGPNWVSGSQTILRVGESLSSFWGYERLGTWGTDEATEAAEVGAIPGEAKRSAERKIIGNGLPHWTGSFINNFYYGNFDLTLDIQFVAGVDILQQFFHSTQDRTGYASGLKDVLYDAWTETNQNTMVQQIRNGPYSGQNSEVDSHWVADGSYIRGNLISLGYSFDQSLLDRIGMNKLRVYASVQNAFLIHSDEFKGYDPEASSWEGNQWGQNIFFFQYPRPRTFTLGLSLQF; the protein is encoded by the coding sequence ATGAAAACACATTTATGCTTGCGCACAAAACATAAAGTGGTGTGGAAGGCTGCCATGGTCTGCATCGCTTTTATGTTTTTGCTGCTTTTCCAGATGACAGGTTATGCCCAAGAGCAGGGCACCACCTACAAAGGTGTGGTGTATGATAATGCCACCAAAGAACCACTCCCGGGAGTGAACATCCTGGTGAAGGGTACCGGGCAAGGAGTCGTTAGCGATATTGACGGTAAGTTCAGCATTACCGTTGATTCGCCTGATGCGGTTTTGATCTTCAGTTTTATCGGGATGGAAACCCTCGAATATCCCCTTACAGGACAGACCACACTCGAGATCAATATGGATCCCAGCGAGGATAGCCTCGATGAGGTGGTAGTCGTGGGGTACGGTACCCAGAAAAAATCTGACCTCACCGGCTCTGTAGGCGTAGTAGGAGGAGATGAGATTCTTCAAGCACCCGTGGCAAATGCCTTACAGGGCATGAAGGGAAAAGTAGCCGGTGTAAACGTGTTTTTGAACTCAGGATCACCTTCTTCCAGTCCAAGGGTACTCATCCGCGGACTAGGGACGATTAACTCATCATCCCAGCCACTCTACGTGGTAGATGGTGTGGTCATGGAGAATATCGAATTTTTAAATCCGAATGATATCGAGAGCATGGAAGTATTGAAAGATGCTTCTTCTACGGCAATCTACGGTGCGCGTGGTGCCAACGGGGTAGTAATGGTCACTACCAAAAGAGGGGCCAAAAACACTGGTACTACGATTGGATATGATGGCTATTTCAGTGTAGGGGTGCTTCCAAAAAAAATGGACGTGCTCAATGCGGAAGAATTTATGGAAGTCCTCGAGCAGGGATTTGCCAACCATAGTAAATACCGACCGGATGCGCCTATTCCTGATTTTACCACAAACGATCCGAATCTTTTTGATGAAAACGGCAATCCGCTATATGATACCGATTGGCAGGAGGAAGCGACCAGAACGGCCCTTTCCCATAACCATCAATTGTCCTATCGTTCCAAGGCAGAGAAATCTTCTTTTGGTGCCTTTGTCAATTATACTGACATGCAGGGCATTATGCTGAACAACTATTTGAAACGTGTAAATGGTAAGTTTGCGTTCGATGCTGATCCAAAAAAATGGTTTTCGGTGGGACTGAACCTATTGGCTAATAGCACCACAGAGAACGTATTCGAAGAAAGTGGAGGTCACCAGATGCCAAGACGTTCCATGATCGAGATGCCTGCCATATTCCCGGTCAAGTTTCCCGATGGCACTTGGAGCAATTCCAGTATGGTCGAAGATCCCTATGGACTGGAAGCCATTCCCAATCCGGTACACGTGTTGACCACACAGGACAGGTTGAGAAAAAGAACCAAGCTGTTCGGGAACATCTATACGACCTTCCATATCCTTCCCGGACTGGATCTAAGAACCCAGTTTGGCTTTGATAAAAATGACTTTAATGAGCAGATTTACAGTCCGACCGACCTGATCAATATCTCCTCCCCAAACGGCTATGCGTATTTGGGCAATGAAAGAGTGCTGTATTGGCAGCAGGAAAATTATTTGACCTTTACCAAGGACTATGGGGATCATGGAATTAATGCAATGGCTGGGCTTAGCTGGCAAAAAAGAACGTCCGAGTATTTTAATGTAAGTGCCACTGGATTTTCCGATGATACCTTTAAGTTCAACAGGATGCAGTCTGCCAGTCAACCGGGAACGCCCAATTCTGGATACGATGAGTGGAGTATGAACTCTTATTTTTTACGAGGCAATTACAACTATAAGAGCAAATACCTGTTGACTTTTACGGGAAGGGTGGACGGTTCGTCCAGGTTTGGTGAAAACAACAAGTATGGCGTATTCCCATCCGTTGGTGTGGGGTATGTGCTTTCAAAAGAGCCTTTTATGCAAGGCCTCTCCGGTACCGTGGATGAGCTTAAGATAAGGTCAAGCTACGGGATTACCGGTAATACCGAAATCCCTACTTACCAGTCCTTGGGTACGGTCTCCACTGGTACCTCGCTGATAAACGGATCCAGGGCGCCGATCAGTTACGTCAATCGACTACCCAATCCTGACTTGGAATGGGAAAAGACACGTCAATTTGACATCGGTATGGACCTGACACTTCTGGAAAGGGCATTGGTGTTCAGTTTTGATTATTACCATAAACTGACCACTGACCTATTGCTGGACAGACCGGTTCCTTCTTCTACCGGTTTTGCTGCTGTCAGGGACAATATCGGATCGGTATCCAACAGAGGGATTGAAGTGTTGGTGAGGGCCTTTCCAGTTACCAATGCCAATTTCAGTTGGGAATCTACCCTGAATTTTTCCTATAACGAAAACCAAATCGAACAGCTCGGTGAAAATGACGAGGACATCTTTCCTGGTCCCAACTGGGTCTCTGGTAGCCAGACCATATTGCGCGTGGGGGAATCCCTGAGCTCCTTTTGGGGTTATGAGCGATTGGGTACCTGGGGTACGGACGAAGCCACTGAAGCTGCAGAGGTAGGAGCTATTCCTGGGGAAGCAAAGCGGAGCGCAGAAAGAAAGATCATCGGAAACGGACTTCCGCATTGGACAGGTAGCTTTATCAATAATTTCTATTATGGAAATTTTGACCTGACCTTAGATATCCAGTTTGTGGCAGGGGTGGATATACTGCAGCAATTTTTTCATTCTACTCAAGACCGTACCGGTTATGCCAGCGGCCTGAAAGACGTGCTCTATGATGCTTGGACAGAGACCAATCAGAATACCATGGTGCAGCAGATCAGGAACGGTCCTTATTCTGGTCAAAACAGTGAAGTGGACAGCCATTGGGTGGCCGATGGCTCTTATATCCGGGGTAACCTGATATCGTTGGGTTACTCATTTGACCAGTCCCTATTGGACAGGATCGGCATGAATAAGTTGAGGGTGTATGCCAGTGTGCAGAATGCCTTTCTTATACATTCCGATGAATTTAAAGGATATGACCCTGAGGCATCTTCTTGGGAAGGCAACCAATGGGGTCAGAACATCTTCTTTTTCCAATATCCTCGGCCAAGGACCTTTACCCTTGGGTTGAGCCTGCAGTTTTAA
- a CDS encoding RagB/SusD family nutrient uptake outer membrane protein yields the protein MKKLSIIYLVAVVLLSSCEGFLEEKPKDEVSSTQYFARPEHARDAVNALYRTGAMQLYEANGSYAGARIMFGPYLSGFVDNEYKGQEVHVQRGQTMTYDGLNLSSYFNSMWSDIYQGISRANNAIKYIPETPGLSESEMDKYMAEARFFRAFNYYYLVRMFGAVPLITEPYESLENLFPERTAPSQVYALITEDLEAAISSGGLADVVMTANSGRISASVAQMVLAEVYLTMSGEAVGQDHYANAAQVAREIVESGQYSLFQHSRNGEGQLTENGSAYNKLKDSEQVPGEYIYYYEYEIGIANNIYPSWCYPSTISPLLAYAIANNAYGPTNDLIASYDPDNDLRVQEKQYFHSSIELDGETVEFQRAPYMWENKEAAYETALSGREMPIYTYADVLLIGAEAIARSEGVTSEAVDYLAQIRERAYWNSSPEAIRSELANLSADQFVEEVWKERVRELVFEFPIWFDVMRTGKFPRPVGDGSGDIMFVDAVGATNYFNGTIKEHNMLFPLPDQELQRNPSLEQNPGYAN from the coding sequence ATGAAAAAGTTATCGATTATATACTTGGTGGCAGTGGTGCTTTTATCTTCCTGTGAAGGCTTTTTGGAAGAAAAGCCCAAGGATGAAGTGTCCTCCACCCAATATTTTGCCCGGCCTGAACACGCACGGGACGCAGTAAATGCCTTGTATAGGACAGGGGCCATGCAGCTTTATGAGGCCAATGGCTCGTATGCTGGGGCCAGGATCATGTTCGGTCCTTATTTGTCTGGATTTGTGGACAATGAATACAAAGGACAGGAAGTACATGTACAACGGGGACAGACCATGACCTATGATGGCTTGAACCTATCCAGTTATTTTAATTCGATGTGGTCGGACATATACCAAGGGATATCCAGGGCAAATAATGCCATCAAATATATCCCAGAAACTCCCGGGCTTTCGGAAAGTGAAATGGATAAATACATGGCAGAAGCAAGGTTTTTTAGGGCGTTCAACTATTATTACCTAGTAAGGATGTTTGGGGCAGTTCCCTTGATTACCGAACCCTATGAAAGTTTGGAAAACCTGTTTCCCGAGCGGACAGCTCCATCGCAGGTCTATGCCCTCATTACAGAAGACCTGGAAGCAGCGATTTCGAGTGGAGGACTTGCGGATGTAGTCATGACAGCCAATAGTGGCAGGATTTCCGCATCGGTGGCCCAGATGGTATTGGCCGAAGTGTACTTGACCATGAGTGGTGAAGCTGTAGGACAAGACCACTATGCCAATGCGGCACAAGTAGCTAGGGAGATCGTGGAGTCCGGTCAATATTCACTATTTCAACACTCCAGAAACGGGGAGGGACAGCTCACCGAAAACGGGTCTGCCTATAACAAACTAAAGGACAGTGAGCAAGTACCTGGAGAGTATATCTATTATTACGAATATGAGATAGGAATAGCCAACAATATCTATCCAAGCTGGTGCTATCCGTCCACCATTTCTCCCTTACTGGCCTATGCTATCGCCAATAATGCCTATGGGCCTACCAATGACCTGATCGCTTCTTATGATCCGGACAATGACCTTCGTGTACAGGAAAAGCAATATTTCCATTCTTCAATCGAACTGGATGGGGAAACTGTGGAATTTCAACGGGCTCCCTATATGTGGGAGAATAAGGAAGCTGCTTATGAAACAGCCCTTTCAGGACGTGAAATGCCGATCTATACTTATGCCGACGTACTTTTGATCGGTGCTGAGGCAATTGCCAGGTCTGAAGGGGTGACCAGTGAGGCAGTGGATTACCTGGCCCAAATCCGTGAGAGAGCTTACTGGAACAGTTCTCCGGAAGCCATTCGAAGCGAGTTGGCTAACTTGTCCGCAGACCAATTTGTAGAGGAGGTATGGAAAGAAAGGGTAAGGGAGCTCGTATTTGAGTTTCCTATTTGGTTTGATGTCATGCGGACAGGTAAATTCCCTAGACCCGTTGGGGACGGCTCTGGAGACATCATGTTTGTCGATGCGGTCGGTGCTACCAACTATTTTAACGGTACCATCAAAGAGCATAACATGTTATTTCCTCTGCCCGATCAGGAATTGCAGCGCAACCCTTCACTGGAGCAAAACCCTGGTTATGCAAATTGA
- a CDS encoding class I mannose-6-phosphate isomerase, giving the protein MNRLSHQPMVPVHETDQPSNSYTLFPSFDLGSSRIGQGYDSLFDQINAGQVLIMDGYVGVDWQEISTALKQYLTKQNLAFELIDITDFYQPTSAILDMIAPDLGGDDPVFGKKTQRCMADYMDGKKLETLTLPSDQIRVIYGCGASQTGIEGTLVYFDLPKNELQYRMRAGSIQNLGCSGQEKNAKQMYKHFFFVDWVICNKEKKTLLPTVDYIVDQQRPGQPTWMKGDDFRQGLEVMSQSYFRVRPWFEPGVWGGQWLREHIPELPQNEPNYAWSFEMIVPENGLIFSSDGLLLEVSFDWLMYQAGENVLGKAYHRFGDDFPIRFDFLDTFDGGNLSLQCHPTDEYARVHFGEKFTQDETYYILDNRSGASVYLGFQEGIEPENFRKELEKSIHEKSVLEVERFVQKFPSEKHGLYLIPNGTVHCSGVDNLVLEISATPYIYTFKMYDWQRLDLNGEPRPLNVERAFDNLDFERKGDEVKRTLISHPEVIESGSDWQLVELPTHEQHFYKIVRYEFDTEISVTTHGQCHLLMLVEGESISLTTENDGHAKFHYAETFAVPAAANSYKLTNQGSSRAMVVVSYVKDSAC; this is encoded by the coding sequence ATGAACAGATTGAGCCATCAGCCAATGGTACCCGTTCACGAAACGGATCAGCCATCGAATTCCTATACCTTATTTCCATCCTTTGACTTGGGATCCTCGCGGATTGGCCAAGGTTACGATAGCCTCTTTGACCAGATCAATGCCGGACAGGTACTGATCATGGATGGCTATGTGGGTGTTGACTGGCAGGAAATCAGCACTGCCCTAAAACAATATCTGACCAAGCAAAACTTGGCGTTTGAGTTGATAGATATTACCGATTTCTATCAGCCAACCTCTGCGATTCTAGACATGATTGCTCCGGATTTAGGAGGGGACGATCCAGTTTTCGGAAAGAAAACCCAGCGGTGCATGGCAGATTATATGGATGGAAAAAAGCTAGAGACTTTAACCCTTCCATCCGACCAGATCAGGGTCATATACGGTTGTGGTGCCTCCCAAACGGGGATCGAGGGAACACTGGTTTATTTTGACTTGCCCAAAAACGAACTCCAATACCGTATGCGCGCTGGCAGTATCCAAAACCTCGGTTGTAGTGGACAGGAAAAGAATGCCAAGCAAATGTACAAGCACTTTTTCTTTGTAGACTGGGTAATCTGCAATAAGGAGAAAAAGACATTATTGCCCACAGTGGATTATATCGTTGACCAGCAACGTCCGGGGCAGCCTACTTGGATGAAGGGGGATGATTTTCGGCAAGGGCTAGAGGTAATGTCCCAGTCTTATTTTAGGGTACGCCCGTGGTTTGAGCCGGGGGTTTGGGGTGGTCAATGGCTTCGTGAACACATTCCGGAGCTTCCACAGAATGAACCCAACTATGCATGGTCCTTTGAGATGATTGTTCCTGAAAACGGTCTGATCTTTTCTTCCGACGGGCTTCTTTTGGAGGTTTCTTTTGATTGGTTGATGTATCAGGCTGGAGAAAATGTCCTAGGGAAAGCGTATCATCGGTTTGGCGATGATTTCCCTATCCGGTTTGACTTTCTGGATACCTTTGACGGGGGCAATCTATCCTTACAGTGTCATCCAACTGACGAGTATGCAAGAGTCCATTTTGGTGAAAAATTCACTCAGGATGAGACCTACTATATCTTGGATAACCGGTCAGGAGCCAGTGTTTACCTCGGGTTTCAAGAGGGCATTGAGCCGGAGAATTTCAGAAAGGAACTGGAAAAATCCATTCATGAGAAATCAGTATTGGAAGTAGAGCGATTTGTCCAGAAGTTTCCTAGTGAAAAGCATGGACTATATCTAATACCCAATGGTACCGTCCATTGCTCAGGAGTGGACAACCTGGTGCTGGAGATCAGCGCCACTCCGTATATCTATACCTTCAAAATGTACGATTGGCAACGGTTGGACCTAAATGGAGAGCCTCGGCCTTTGAATGTGGAGCGGGCCTTTGACAACTTGGATTTTGAGAGAAAAGGGGATGAAGTCAAACGTACCCTCATTTCGCATCCTGAAGTGATCGAAAGTGGATCGGATTGGCAATTGGTGGAACTGCCTACCCATGAACAGCATTTTTACAAGATCGTGCGCTATGAATTTGATACTGAAATTTCAGTTACCACGCATGGACAATGCCATTTGTTAATGTTGGTCGAAGGAGAAAGCATTTCCCTGACCACCGAAAATGATGGGCATGCCAAGTTCCATTATGCCGAAACATTTGCAGTTCCTGCCGCTGCCAATAGCTATAAGTTAACCAACCAGGGCTCCTCCCGGGCAATGGTAGTCGTTTCCTATGTCAAGGATTCTGCCTGTTAG
- a CDS encoding GH92 family glycosyl hydrolase — protein MNYKLMRSVVLAVMAMTVHCQPLSAQQYKVFQLGSPSGNGHGFALYPDGYEDFIAQDFGFEDRIFWIGRDDPQTDFPYVLPGPKDAWGGTGHTAGIRSHFLNLAFELDEFQPTTGQLRIDLADADSLHAAILKVTVNGKGHHYQLKPGKGTALKGKGSAKGKEQLVVVDLPEGLLKSGMNKITLTSLDGSWLAFDHISLSASSLLKVQPPERAVVGEISPASYQTEGDAGLHQPLLVAAYHLEGSPEIIVELDGTEILRQGLVAGEYLLEAPMPVVHKEKESHYKIKLDGSTVKEGTVKRMPQNTRKWSQYVNTLIGAGHSRWMIAPGPWMPFGMVKLSPDNQNSGWQAGYDPTFESIGTFSHIHEWTMAGLGTFPTIAGPVQTTVGDQGDVQTGYRSSFDKQTEQAGIGMYKVHLTDTDIWASLTSTERASMQLYEYGKGDLGRIMIDLAIPSEYRYQIESCEITRVSPTRIEGKSHQLTPDAWSKGVGQDYIVHFVIEFDRPFERFSHWKDGEILHGTDLVAKEPKNAGAFVEFDLQDSKSVKMRTGISYVSIENAAENLSKEISTPFGWDFDAVVAHQRDTWDKLLGRLKVSSNDAREKERFYTNMYRALASRNTFSDVDGRWRDADENIQQLERPDDLALGCDAFWNTFWNLNQFWNLVTPDWSNRWVRSQLAMYDNAGWLAKGPAGMEYIPVMVAEHEIPLIVGAYQMGIRDYDVHKALEAVVKMQSTEATEVGGGFAGNRDLAHYLEYGYVPHDLGRFSNSLEYSFDDWTVGQFAKSLGETSIYEAFDKRGAWWKHVIDPASGYARMKNAKGEWLEDFDPFRSGANHHYVEGNAWQLTFFVPQDVPGLMEAIGKEKFLERLEWGFSESDRWRFNGPNDQYWDFPVVQGNQQSMHFAFLFNYAGKPWLTQKWSRAIMDRYYGHGVTNAYLGDEDQGQMSAWFIMASLGLFQVDGGTRASPIYEIGSPLFGRVEIDLGNRFGRGETFTIRAVNADRKNIYVQKATLNGKPLNRFWFEAASLLKGGELVLEMGDTPNEEWGNTSLPY, from the coding sequence ATGAATTATAAGCTAATGAGAAGTGTGGTTTTGGCGGTCATGGCCATGACGGTACACTGTCAGCCACTATCGGCACAGCAATATAAGGTCTTCCAGCTTGGAAGTCCATCGGGCAATGGTCATGGTTTTGCGCTATATCCTGACGGTTATGAGGATTTTATCGCCCAAGATTTTGGATTTGAGGATCGGATATTTTGGATCGGTAGGGATGATCCGCAAACTGATTTTCCTTATGTCCTTCCAGGTCCAAAAGATGCATGGGGAGGGACAGGACACACTGCAGGAATCCGTTCCCATTTTCTAAACCTGGCCTTCGAGCTTGATGAGTTCCAGCCAACCACCGGTCAGCTTAGGATAGACCTTGCAGATGCCGATTCATTACATGCCGCCATACTGAAAGTCACTGTCAATGGTAAAGGGCACCATTACCAATTAAAACCAGGAAAAGGGACAGCCCTTAAGGGCAAAGGATCAGCAAAAGGGAAGGAGCAGTTGGTCGTTGTTGACTTGCCTGAGGGGCTTTTAAAAAGTGGAATGAACAAAATTACGTTGACCAGCCTTGATGGGAGTTGGTTGGCTTTTGATCACATTTCCCTTTCGGCTTCAAGTCTGTTAAAGGTACAGCCCCCTGAGCGAGCAGTAGTGGGGGAGATAAGTCCAGCCTCATATCAAACAGAGGGAGATGCAGGACTTCACCAGCCGCTGCTGGTGGCCGCTTATCACCTTGAAGGCTCCCCAGAGATTATCGTTGAATTGGACGGAACCGAAATCCTTCGCCAAGGTTTGGTGGCCGGTGAATACCTGCTGGAAGCTCCCATGCCTGTCGTCCACAAGGAAAAAGAAAGCCATTATAAGATCAAACTGGATGGGAGTACGGTAAAAGAGGGCACTGTAAAAAGAATGCCCCAAAACACCAGAAAATGGAGCCAATATGTCAATACCCTCATAGGAGCGGGGCATTCCAGGTGGATGATCGCGCCGGGGCCTTGGATGCCTTTTGGGATGGTAAAGCTAAGCCCGGACAATCAGAACTCCGGTTGGCAGGCGGGCTATGACCCTACTTTCGAATCGATTGGGACTTTTAGCCATATCCATGAATGGACTATGGCCGGCCTGGGGACTTTTCCGACGATTGCGGGGCCTGTACAGACCACCGTCGGTGACCAAGGTGATGTCCAGACAGGTTACCGATCTTCATTTGACAAACAAACAGAGCAGGCTGGAATTGGAATGTACAAAGTACATCTGACCGATACGGATATCTGGGCTTCCCTTACTTCCACGGAGAGGGCGTCGATGCAGCTATACGAATATGGAAAAGGGGATCTCGGGCGGATCATGATCGATCTGGCCATTCCTTCTGAGTACCGGTACCAGATAGAATCCTGCGAGATTACCCGTGTTTCTCCTACACGGATAGAAGGCAAAAGCCATCAGCTGACCCCAGATGCATGGTCCAAGGGAGTGGGGCAGGATTATATCGTTCATTTTGTGATTGAGTTTGACCGCCCATTTGAGCGGTTTTCCCATTGGAAAGACGGTGAGATCCTTCATGGCACTGACTTAGTGGCTAAGGAGCCGAAGAATGCAGGTGCTTTTGTTGAATTTGACTTACAGGATTCCAAAAGTGTGAAAATGAGAACGGGAATATCCTATGTGAGCATCGAGAATGCTGCTGAAAACCTGTCCAAGGAAATTTCCACACCTTTTGGATGGGACTTTGATGCGGTGGTGGCCCATCAACGCGACACTTGGGACAAGCTGCTTGGCAGACTCAAGGTAAGCAGTAATGATGCAAGGGAAAAGGAGCGCTTTTATACCAATATGTACAGGGCTTTGGCCAGTAGGAATACCTTTTCTGATGTGGACGGACGATGGAGGGATGCCGATGAAAATATCCAGCAGCTGGAACGCCCAGATGACCTTGCCCTCGGCTGTGACGCTTTTTGGAATACCTTCTGGAACCTTAACCAGTTTTGGAATCTGGTCACGCCTGATTGGAGCAATCGCTGGGTGCGGTCTCAGCTTGCCATGTATGATAATGCCGGATGGCTCGCTAAAGGCCCTGCAGGAATGGAGTACATTCCCGTGATGGTGGCCGAGCATGAAATCCCCTTGATCGTCGGAGCCTACCAAATGGGCATCAGGGACTATGATGTGCACAAAGCTTTGGAAGCTGTAGTAAAGATGCAGTCCACCGAAGCCACGGAAGTAGGAGGAGGGTTTGCCGGAAACAGAGATTTGGCGCACTACCTCGAATATGGCTACGTGCCCCATGATCTGGGAAGGTTTTCCAATTCCTTGGAGTATAGTTTTGACGATTGGACTGTAGGGCAGTTTGCCAAATCCTTGGGAGAGACCTCCATCTATGAAGCATTTGACAAAAGAGGGGCTTGGTGGAAACATGTTATTGACCCAGCGTCAGGTTACGCAAGGATGAAAAATGCCAAAGGAGAATGGCTGGAAGATTTTGATCCGTTTCGATCCGGTGCCAATCACCATTATGTGGAAGGAAATGCTTGGCAGCTCACCTTTTTTGTTCCCCAAGATGTACCCGGTCTTATGGAGGCTATCGGAAAGGAAAAATTTCTCGAAAGACTGGAATGGGGCTTTTCGGAAAGCGACAGGTGGCGCTTTAATGGCCCCAACGACCAATACTGGGATTTTCCAGTGGTGCAGGGGAACCAGCAGTCCATGCATTTCGCCTTTCTTTTCAATTATGCAGGCAAGCCTTGGTTGACCCAAAAATGGAGCAGGGCCATCATGGACCGGTATTATGGTCATGGGGTTACCAATGCCTATCTGGGTGATGAGGATCAGGGACAGATGAGTGCTTGGTTTATCATGGCTTCACTTGGTCTTTTCCAAGTGGATGGAGGAACCAGGGCCAGCCCTATATATGAAATTGGCAGTCCACTTTTCGGACGAGTGGAAATTGATCTTGGCAACAGGTTTGGAAGAGGAGAGACCTTTACCATCCGGGCCGTGAATGCCGACAGAAAAAACATCTACGTGCAGAAAGCCACCCTCAATGGCAAACCACTTAACCGTTTTTGGTTTGAGGCTGCTTCGCTTCTCAAGGGGGGAGAATTGGTCCTGGAAATGGGCGATACTCCGAACGAGGAATGGGGAAATACCTCCCTTCCCTATTGA
- a CDS encoding GH36-type glycosyl hydrolase domain-containing protein, whose amino-acid sequence MKNYLAIPVFILFALAVNGQNNGENQDKLSNRVPDNEKLEKVKEMALKVVSEGFNAGDGYREVWIRDYNTFINIATKVHPKETLKENLLVFFRMQGDDGNIIDGFTPVASIGEDESDFSYSELEPRYAGHKNTVETDQETSLVQTVYKYIKATGDFALLSETIGGKTVAERLEWSMDYLMEHRFDREHGLLWGATTADWGDVQPEHGWGVDIDENTHRAIDVYDNAMMVIALDNLMEIMPGSREKWDPIKGQLEENIRKHLWDTEAQKFIPHVYLEGSPFPEDFKENEIFYFGGTAIAIEAGLLTHEEIEHSLNQMVSLVKQAGAPSIGLTVYPPYPAGYFANKIMNPEYSYQNGGDWTWFGGRMVLELVKNGFVEEAYREIQPMVDRVIENDGFYEWYSVDNQPRGSGTFRGSAGVLYDAIVALQQYENQEK is encoded by the coding sequence ATGAAAAACTACTTGGCAATACCTGTATTCATATTATTTGCACTAGCGGTAAATGGCCAAAATAATGGAGAAAATCAGGACAAACTTTCGAATCGCGTTCCTGACAATGAAAAACTTGAGAAGGTAAAGGAAATGGCCTTAAAAGTAGTATCCGAGGGCTTTAATGCAGGGGATGGATACCGGGAGGTCTGGATAAGGGATTATAATACCTTCATTAATATCGCCACCAAAGTTCACCCGAAGGAAACACTAAAGGAAAACCTACTTGTGTTTTTCAGGATGCAGGGAGATGATGGGAATATCATAGATGGCTTTACACCAGTGGCGTCCATAGGAGAAGACGAATCCGATTTTAGTTATTCGGAGCTGGAGCCAAGGTACGCGGGCCACAAAAACACCGTGGAGACCGACCAAGAGACTTCTTTGGTGCAGACTGTCTATAAGTATATCAAGGCTACCGGTGATTTCGCACTGCTTTCTGAAACGATAGGGGGTAAAACGGTAGCTGAGCGATTGGAGTGGTCCATGGATTATCTGATGGAGCACCGTTTTGACAGGGAGCATGGCCTGCTCTGGGGAGCAACTACTGCCGACTGGGGAGATGTGCAGCCAGAGCACGGATGGGGAGTAGATATTGATGAAAACACCCATAGGGCCATTGATGTTTATGATAATGCCATGATGGTCATTGCTTTGGATAACCTGATGGAAATAATGCCAGGTAGCCGTGAAAAGTGGGATCCTATCAAGGGGCAATTGGAAGAAAATATCAGAAAGCACCTCTGGGACACTGAGGCGCAAAAGTTCATTCCCCATGTCTATTTGGAGGGTTCACCTTTTCCAGAAGATTTCAAGGAGAATGAGATTTTTTATTTTGGCGGCACTGCTATCGCCATCGAAGCGGGGTTGCTGACGCATGAGGAAATCGAACATTCCCTGAATCAAATGGTTTCTCTCGTGAAACAAGCCGGTGCGCCCTCTATCGGATTGACAGTTTATCCTCCATATCCGGCAGGCTATTTTGCCAATAAGATCATGAATCCGGAGTACAGTTACCAAAACGGAGGCGACTGGACCTGGTTTGGAGGAAGGATGGTCCTGGAATTGGTCAAAAATGGATTTGTTGAAGAAGCCTACAGGGAAATACAGCCAATGGTCGATAGGGTGATAGAAAACGATGGTTTTTACGAGTGGTATTCAGTCGATAACCAACCGCGTGGATCAGGAACTTTTAGGGGAAGCGCAGGAGTGCTTTATGATGCCATAGTGGCCTTACAGCAATACGAGAATCAGGAAAAATAG